Genomic DNA from Pedosphaera parvula Ellin514:
CTGGAAGTCCGCTTAAAGCTTCTGGAAACCACCATGAATTCCCAGCGGCGCGATGAATTGAAGGAGATGCAACACTCAAATCACGTGGTCTTGATTGCTGCGGGAACTTTCATCGTTATTGCATTTGTAGTTTTATTATTTTCTGCCTTCCTGCAATGGAGTGCCGTGAATAGACTGGCGGCCGCCACCACTTCCATAACCTCAACTCGTGCCCTGGCTGGAGGGCAGCCAAATCCGATGCTTGGAATGGGTGAAGTCCAGATACTCTCAAACGGTTCTGCTGAACATTCCCCGGCTCATTTTTTGGAAGTCCTCGACCGTCTGGAAAAGCGCATAAGTGAAATGGAAACCTCGCTTCATCCTGCCAAAACCCTGCCGGAAATCCTCCCAATCAATCAGCCAATACCAAATAACAACCTGAAATCTTCCGGCCACATCGCTCAATCAAATGGAACTGCTCCACTGTCCCACGTATCCGACCAGACCGCGGAGATTGCCGTGCTTTTGAGCAAGGGCCATACCTTGCTGAAACTGGATCAGGTTGAAGAAGCCCTGGCTTGTTATGACGAGGTGCTGAGCCTTGACGCCAGGAATACGGAAGCGTTGGTGAAGAAAGGCACGGTTTTGGAAAGGCTTCAAAAACTCGATGAAGCAATCGCCTGTTACGATCAGGCACTTGAAACCGATGGCAACATGACCATGGCCTATTTGTACAAAGGCGGAGTTTATAATCGGTTGGAGCGCTATACGGAAGCGCTGGAGTGCTATGAAAAAGCGCTGCAGACGCAGGAGAAGAGCCACGCTGCTTAGAACCAAAAGGCTTGATATTCTGACTGCGCTTGAATCAATGCGCAACTTGAGGAGGAGCAGACTTGTCCCCCCATAAAAATGACTTTTGCTCGTCCAACATTTTGTCGCCATCCCAAATTGTCACGTGCCACGCTGTGACTTCGCCAAAGCTGCGATAGGTCTCTCCGGAAAGATCGAGATTGGACCAATGACTAAGCCAGTAGCGCTCAGGGATGATTTTCTCCAGGGTGAGCTCTTTCGGAAGCTTACCTTGGGCTACCCCGCGCAGCTCCACGCGAAGTTTTAACTGGTCCGACTTCGGGACCCTGGCCTTCCACTGGATATTGTAGCGTACCCCCGAGCGCCTTAACGGGTGACGACGTAAGTCTGCCTGATAGGCATCACGATCATAGAGGCTAGGGCTTAAGGATGCTTTTCCATGCTCGTCTAAAAATTGGGGAAGTACCTTTATGATGCTGCCAGAAGCGGCCTGGATTGCCGGAGCAAGCAGCAGGCAGCACGAAAACAAAAGGCCGGTCACAAAGCAGCGCATCATGACCAAAGCCTAACCCGTGGAAGGCTTCAAACTCAATAGCGTTTCCGAACCAATTCCCAGCCAGCCCGATTACTGCGGCGGCTTTGCGTCATCCGCATTGCCCTTTGCACCAGACTGTCCCGGCAACGCCTGCCTGAGACTTCGGAACCATTG
This window encodes:
- a CDS encoding tetratricopeptide repeat protein — encoded protein: MTLRAGLQIVRFRLWLGLAFFCCVATLSAQTNSNDGSSNPRNNPDAAAYSQDTLRSYLQIQDQLHNTDLAIEKNRQEVEAAAARNAEALEVRLKLLETTMNSQRRDELKEMQHSNHVVLIAAGTFIVIAFVVLLFSAFLQWSAVNRLAAATTSITSTRALAGGQPNPMLGMGEVQILSNGSAEHSPAHFLEVLDRLEKRISEMETSLHPAKTLPEILPINQPIPNNNLKSSGHIAQSNGTAPLSHVSDQTAEIAVLLSKGHTLLKLDQVEEALACYDEVLSLDARNTEALVKKGTVLERLQKLDEAIACYDQALETDGNMTMAYLYKGGVYNRLERYTEALECYEKALQTQEKSHAA